The Kogia breviceps isolate mKogBre1 chromosome 4, mKogBre1 haplotype 1, whole genome shotgun sequence genome window below encodes:
- the LOC136793995 gene encoding uncharacterized protein yields MLSAMEPAQQGQKLALWFPSCSLRDVILKMLASVQREKGKFKKINTDDKNNRKAAKFLKHLFRFPSLPVKSVLWSSAPDVEGFSWYSLFLLLALFYVIEMTSSRRSQKIINCNTYFRNGEYLLSIDVAGIRGGMLWCSARTPSQEEALLRALEAEALGGGVSKSSPQKAASGPRPTHLWQTRLTSWVWKKLTVCCPQACRPWTGWNRKVDDADSRLPHHQPIRRVSTS; encoded by the exons ATGCTGTCCGCCATGGAGCCAGCCCAGCAAGGACAAAAATTGGCCCTTTGGTTTCCCTCTTGTTCTTTAAGAGAcgtcattttgaaaatgttagcATCTGTTCAACGTGAAaagggaaaatttaagaaaataaatacagatgataaaaacaacaggaaagcTGCCAAGTTTCTAAAGCACCTGTTTCGGTTCCCAAGCCTCCCTGTGAAATCGGTGCTGTGGTCTTCTGCCCCCGACGTGGAGGGCTTTTCCTGGTATTCTCTTTTCTTGCTGCTTGCCTTGTTTTATGTTATTGAAATGACCTCGTCACGCCGGTCTCAGAAGATCATCAACTGCAACACCTATTTCAGGAATGGAGAATATCTGCTATCGATTGATGTGGCTGGCATACGCGGTGGGATGCTGTGGTGCTCAGCCCGGACCCCCTCTCAGGAGGAGGCGCTGCTGAGAGCGCTGGAGGCTGAGGCCCTGGGAGG AGGGGTTTCTAAGAGCTCTCCGCAGAAGGCCGCCAGCGGACCACGACCAACCCATCTATGGCAGACACGGCTGACTTCATGGGT gtggaagaagttaactgtatgctgcccacaagcatgtagaccctgGACTGGTTGGAACCGGAAGGTGgatgatgctgactcccgattacctcaccaccaaccaatcagaagagtgTCCACGAGCTGA